AGtgtagtataatataattttcgctGCGGTATATTGGcaactgttgaaaatttttcacgtgaaCAGCAAGCTGATAACACGAGTACAAGTTCGTGCCTGTTGATAAGGCTCTTTCACATTCACAACGTACGAACATTTTTGCTAAGTACGTTGTAATGTTGTACATATGCTATCGAGATCGTGTTGTCAGGCTAACACACGAAGGCCGATAGTATGAGGTGTAAGGTACTTGCTGTATAATCACGATGAGTCATaagatatttgtcaattttctacgtataatttttgaaaatcactcACAACTGCACGTCCAAAGAGTATACTCCATTATACTAAAATGGTAAGTGAAACAAGAGCGTTGAAAATAAGGAACTGTAAAGACAAGCAATAGCGCGTTATTATTGAACACGCTTGCGGTTTTATCAGTGCAGGAATAAAAACACTCTAGGCGGGTATTCCCTCGGTTCTTATCGGCGCTTGAAAAGATTCGCTACGCTGGTGAAACGTTTGCCAATTTCTATGCACTTTTTGCCGTAGATTCTATCGCCGTAATGGCTGGTTATGCAGACGTCGTGGTTCTCAGACATCCGGAACCAGGTGCTGTTGCGGTGAGTATCACATATCGATTGAGAACATTTTTTGTCACACCGTTATCGATATTGGTGACACGTTCGCTAATTGACGGTTCGGCGTACTGATTCCAGATCTTACATTTCAATTTGTAATCTCACTTCTCTTAAAATATAACTGTCTACACCTGTCGCGCAATTTGGTTCTCGATGGTATTATTCTACTGTCTACAGTATCGGAAAACCATAATTCGATGAGAAAAATTGGTATGAAATTGTAGGATACACAGTTTTTCTCTATGATTTCAACAGCGTGCGGCTAACCACTGCCGGAAACCATTGCTGAACGCCGGTGACGGTGTGGGTGAGCATCCGACTCAGGCGTTGCTTGACGTTTTCACAATCAGGGAGGAAATCGGAACCGTAAACGGGCTGACAATCACGATGGTCGGCGACCTGAGGCACGGAAGGACCGTCCACTCCTTGGCAAGGTTTGTCACCTTGTGtcacgatttttgaatttgaacaGGTCGAAGTCGCGATGATACTTCATCGATTAACTTGACGCCTAACCGATTTTTCATCGCGACAGATTGCTGACTCTCTACAACGTGCAGCTGAGATACGTCAGTCCCTCCGGTCTCGGGATGCCGGATCACATTACGGATTATCTAAGATCCCGCGGAATTCCTCAGGAACAGTTTGCCAGTTTGGAGGCGGCTCTTCCCGAAACGGATGTTCTCTACATGACGCGCATACAGCGGGAACGATTCACATCGCAGGAGGAATACTTACAGGTGGGTTAGGCGTGATATTTCAATTAAGCAAGCAATCGGATGGATTCTGGGAAAGCTTTACGTCACTAAGAGTCGGGTGATTACCATCTTGGATAACTCGTTGGTTGTACACTCAAAGCACGTTTAGATTGCTTCCGGTAATTGACGCGTAACTGAATATAATCAAAGTTTGGAATTTATCCGACAAATACGTGGAACGCAGTATCGaagttaatgaaaattttccttgTACGtgatcatttttaatttggccTGAAAATTTGCCGGTGTTTGTACATCGATTTTAGAGTCAATTTTACCGGTGAAAAATCGGCGTTTCTTCCGAATATGTTTAAAGGGATGTTTGAACGAGGAAGATTAATGACGAAAACTTAACGAATTCACTCTAGGCGTGCGGGCACTTCGTAGTTACGCCGCAGATGATGACGAGAGCAAAGAGAAAGATGGTGGTGATGCATCCGTTGCCTCGCGTGTTCGAGATCAGTCCGGAACTTGATACCGATCCCAGAGCAGCTTACTTCAGGCAAGCCGAATGCGGGGTGTACGTACGAATGGCGATCCTGGCGATGGTGCTCGGTCGATGCTGATTAATCATCTTAGTCGGATCAGAAAGAATGCGTAGATTTATAGTCGATGGCGTCGTTTCCGGTATGAAATTCATAcaactgtttttctttttcctgttttttttttttttggtttccctttacttttcttcagtctttCCTTTAATGAAAATCGAACGATATTCGTTGAAAAAGTGGGTTACAGATTAAAAATATCCGTTGATGGTATTCCCCGTCTTCGGAGAAAATAGTCAATTGTTTAAACGAGAATGGTAATTGTAGTGATCGGTCAACTGCTTTCAAACGTCGAAGGCTGTTTACTATATGCTACTAAGATGCTAAAAATAATTAGTTGGGCATCTGAATAACGGTTTTTATACTCTCGTCGTGTATCCACCGTTAATCCCTCGCATCTTTATACGCTGGTTGAGTTCTTGCCACTTCGTTGCACTCTTTCCCTGTTCTACGGACTTGGAGATCGACTTCGCGGTGCACGATTGCAGTTTAAGGAGGGAGTAAATGTTAATGTAAACACGAAAATCAATTTGGCCTAGttcaaatcaattttgtaTGGTTCGAAGTAACAATGTTTCTTGCTGACATTTTTATCGTTCACGGAATGTGGCGTATAACGAGACGAGTAACGAAACGATTTGAATCCAAACAAGAATGAATAATGTAAACATACGAGTAAACCGaaggtataatatatgatGATAATTAGCCGTCGTCGGCTGATTTTATATCATCAATAAATCTTTCATTCCTTGAAAATACATTACATTAATACTAACGACcctttttaattaaataagcAGTGTAagtttttatactttatacataaatgtatttataataaaacatTTATGATGCGAACATTTAAAACATGACGTCCGCTTCTTTGATTACATCACTTATCTGGTAGTATATAATATTGGTTTCCTGTTGCGGTTTTCCGCATGTTGCACACGTGCAAGAGGTATAACAATACAATACAAGAGTGAAGAAGAACAGTGGTTGACGAGTTGATAATAGAATAAATATCAAGATATGTCGAGATAATTCTCAGATTCTCGAAATTGTCTTACAATCAAACGTATAATTTACGAGTCTATCCGTCGCAATATTTAGCACTATGTGATTCGGTTGATAAAGCGATCTTATATAAAACCACGTCACCAGCAATATTAACTATTATCAACACTATCGGTCTCAAATAGCCTACATTTAGATGCTTCCAAGATAAATGATCTCGGACTAACAACAACCAGTCTAATCCGTGAGATTACCAATACAATCTTCAAGTGTTCATCCAGATTTTAGTTTAGCCGATAGAACTTAGCTTGGCACAATATTTCCATAAATAATTGGACACGGCGCACCGTCCGTAAACATCTGCGATTATCGTCAAAgtgttaaaatttcatgaaagtGTAATTGAACCGTGGATATTTAAATATGCAGATCCCGTGATGATCCAGCAGGAGAACATAAAGCGATTGTTCAGTAGTAGGTATGAGATGTCTTAAAGTATCAAAAAACTaagtttattttaaaaaatgtttgattatCTTCGGGCAGTAAATATGCGTAGGTCGAACAGATTACCGCTTATCTGTCAATTCGTATCGTGGTTTTACTACGCGTTGAGTGTACGGCTGCCTTGACAGTGAGATGAGAACTCCATTTCTAGTAGAATAAATATAGCCCGGAAACAGTAGATTACGAAAGTGTGGACCACTGCGTCTGCTTGTCGAAACACGCAACAGCTATTCTACACACTGTACGAAGAGTTTTGCTGCccaaattttattcgaatcaagaaaaatattttcgattttcaaagagcattgtTCATTATTTGAACAGTCCTTTACATACGATATATTTCCTTGTAATcggtatagaaaaaaataaaataaatattgaatctAACAATTGCAATACCTTGATACCAGTAGTTTCATTAGATTCCAGTACGTTGTATCTGAACCAAAGGAATTATTTATCGAACTACACATGTCAGGGGAACAGATTTTTCTCTAAGTTCAATTTTGAACACGATATTTGATTCCTCGTAATCCCCGACAACAGgacgtacatttttttaaagcaTGAACCATGACTCGCATATTATGCCCCAAAAACTGCTAACACCCTGATTTTCGATAAGGTACTTCGTTCTCTGGATCAAAGCGTCGCAGACACGTGTGTCAGTGCACAGATCAAAACGCGTTTATCTAATCGCCAGCTCTGGAGTCGAAATCTGTCTGCACGCCGCTGCGCTGGTAGAAACGTCCAATGTATCGAGCTGCGTGGCGATGCGTGTACATGCATTCGAAGTCGTTATTAAACAGAGGTGTGTATACTTTTCCTGTCGAACCTGACGTCAAATAACTTCTGGAAATACTTTTATTTACCGCATGCAGCGCTGTCAACGAGTAAAGTTTCTCGGAGAGTGTTTATTTCGCACATCATATGCGAAAGTAAAATAACGACAATATCGCACGCGGCCTTCGAAGCGAGCTCAAATTGCTCATGCTGTATCGTTACTTGAGGACGACTTACCGAATTTTTTGCTCATCGGAAAcacatgatattttttttttacgaaaaaccaGAAGTAGCTTGACAACGATCGTTCGAGCTTCGTGCTCGTTTCACAATTATCAAATAATCAAGAATGTggtaaaaactaatttcagtttgattaaaaaattgtattttcaattgatttttattttctttcttctgttttttaaTCCTCACACGATCGATCGAAGTTCgcaaattttttggtgatttctCAGTTTCGCAAATTTCTGGGAGTCAGTAATTCAATATTCCAGATTCAACTTCGATTGAAACTTActaatattagtgaaaaatgaacaatGTTTTACACACATCAAAGGATGACGGTTGTACAAACGATTTTCCAttgacgttgaaaaaattgcattcaTGTATATACCATTCGTACGCACGGTACTGCGATGTGAAATAAATCCAATTGAACTAAAGAGGGATTGCGACACATCTTGTATTTGTATACGCGTATACATGTACAGGTACACGTATAGTAGAAGAGATCGTCGTGCCAGGTACCCGAGCTGTACGGTAAAAAGACGAGAGTCTAAGGTTAAGAACTTTCAATTCAAAACAGGTTGTAAATCGCTCTGGAATGATACCTACTTGTACCTTAGCAACGACTCGCATGGATCGCAATTTGAGAAGGAaaaggatttttcaaaatcgaacaCACGTAAGCGGTTcgttagaaatatttaaaacagCGGACGATTGTTGggaatatattttaataatatccTCACTCGTTTTTTCACGTATGTACAAACTTTTCGTTGGTTAAGAAGACTTATAGACACTGGtaaattattacataattatacCTGTAATACACGCTTTGGTAAAAGAGTCAATTTGTATTTTACAGACATTTATAATCACCCCTTGCAAAGTATATCGGTAGATTTGATACACATGCCTAATCGAACGGTACAATAAAGTTTTCTCCTTGCACTGACTCCTTACAAACTTATCCGATAAACACGTctataatattgtttttttaatcagcAGCCGGTGGAAAGGCTCGCTGCTTATCTTTTACAGTTTCGTATATGAGGAttaattgcaaataaaaaactatACTTAGACTCGTAACGCTTGTCCAAAGATTAAAATAGCAAATACAAGAAtcggatgatgaaaaaaattaattcgcggtttacgaaagagaaaaaagaaacactttCCATGCTGCCAATTAAATCGCTGCATATTTCGAGGGCGATTAGAGAATATTCTATACAtctataatatgtatacaattgatataaattatttctaacgCGTTGATACAACGCACGAGTCCTAGAGATTATAATATACGCATATACGATACAAAAGTATCGAGGTTcgtttgtgtatatatataataggcACAAGATTAACACCGCtttaataaatttcgtcaACTTCAGATTACCCTTTTCAGCTTGTATCGGTCTTGTGATATCGGTATTATGATTTGATTATACTTATACGTACTGTTAATTGTACTTTTCAATCGTAAAATCAGATGATAGTGATCGTCTCAAGTTTACAAACACGAAGTAAGCGTGCacatgtgtatacatgtatgtacgtacgtccATCGTGattgatgaaattcatttatgctctttatttttccataCTAGCAATGATGGATgaacaatcaaaaataatgaaaaaaagaaaggagcaagaagaaaaaaaatcgtaaaaatacTATAGGGTTTCTGCAGGTTATTCGAATAGTTTGAGAAAATTGACGGTAAAATTTAATAAGCCGTTTGGCAGTGGTTAGTAGCAATATGTCTATCTGTCCTATaatgaaattctttttactggattatttttcaaaaaaattgttgccACGAGAcaaatcaacttttttttttgcataaattgGTTTTTTTACAACGATAACCGTCGCGACTCATCTTAATGCCGAATCTAGGCTTCAAAATGAgtcggaaaaaatatattttctattattagTCACATTAGAGATAGTTTCCAGGTCTTCGATGACGACCTTAGTTTTCAATTCCGATCAAACTATATTGACGAAGTCACGTGGCTCCGGATCACTCGTACCATTCGTGCACATATCCGTTGCAATAGATCTGTCATCCTCGTTTTTGAGCCTCCTGTCGCCCCTCCTTCTCCCCGTAGGCGGCATCTTGAGCCTCAAGGGTCTCCGTCGTTTTGACGAATCGGATTTcctacaaacaaaaaaaaaaaatagaagaagaaaaagaaaaataaaaatagaacgATGTCGGGCGATCAAATTTATACAGATTTTAATCTCCAATTCAATTGTACAGCTCACGATGAGTTGGCTGAACGAAGAGTCAGTCATACGGTACGATTACGTATTCGTATTGTGGATGAAAAGGCGTAAGTGAGAACTCACTGGTGTCTGCAATCGATGAAGATACCCATTGAGAAGAGTCCGATCACAGCAACGATTACACCGATTACTATTACAATTATGCTGACCATAGCATCTTCCTCCTCGGGTGTGAACGGCGCAATTGTCGTGGACCAGGTAATGtctgagagagaaaaaaaaaacatttttttaattatatttaattaacacAATTTGCTCTTCGGGTCGTCGGCGAATTTACGCCGCTACCATAGTTTATTATATTCAACGCATGTTGATACTAGCGGGAGTGAGTGATCTACACGTGTTTTGTCGGTAATTAGAATGCTATCGCATCTCCCGATCGGATAGCCAACTTTGGCAACTTATTAATCAGGTGTCAAAAAATTTAAGGCACCTTCGTGGCTGGTTGAAAAGCTGAGCAGCGTGAAAGTTGAACGAAAAACCGGGTAAACGAATCCTTGCTAAAATACAACGATTATTGCggtttcctttccttttttttttacttttattaatGTGGAAATAAGCAAAACAGTGTTTATCGGCACGTAATTCGTAGCTGAGACCGTTCAGTACACGTTTCAGAAGAATTTCTTTATCTTCTTACAGCATAATTGAATTGGAACCTAATTCGCCACGCGATAGATGTTTAGTACAATAAAATAGAAACTTTCGCACAGAGTTAGTTACGCAAAGAAAATCGTAACAATATTTTCGCACGTGagagataattattttttacgcaTGCCGAGTACGACGTTATATTTTCTCCACCGTTGACGGTATtcattaattgtaataattgaatgaaattcatttcacaatGCTGCCTCGTCTGCATAATCTGATGCGAATATTGTGCTCGTACATGATGTGgactaattttaaaaatcatacACATGCGTAGCTGTGATGTTTAGTTTTATCGATAAAACCCGATTAGAATCTATTGGTACAATCTGAAAAGTTCAGGAACATTCCTCAGTGGCGATTTCGCCTGTTTAAACGATAATGGTATaaatcaaaacatttttttttttttttttttatctttgttaCCTGTACTTCAAACAGTTAATTTTATGAATGATCAATAATTCCTGCCGGAACAAAGACGATAAGCTCACTTTCGTTATCAGTTACGAAAAGATGAGATTTATTATCAATCGTTTATGAATTAACGTTtgccattttaaattttcataaatttctgCGGTTGCGCAAACTTACGACTGCCAAATTATTACCTCCAGCCCGTACCTCGAGAAATTTCtcatcgaaaatttccgcgtcGAGAGTGATCCCTGAATTGGACAATTTTTGATTGCATATGATTGGCTGAATGCGAGGATAAACTTCCCAAAAGCCCTTACCCcgatcaatttgaaatttcgtatACTCATGTAGTTTGactcgctgatcacgaatacGATAGTGAAAATATCcgcaaatttgattttcaagataaaaattcacaaaaaattttcgacaagtGTTGAttttagaagaaaattatttctataaaAGTTGTAACCTATAAAAGGACTGATCTTTGATGTCCCGTACAGTTTTTGTccaaaatcgttttttttttttttgcaaaaacgGGATAGTGCTCCAATAAGTACGTTATGATGCTTCTATCGAACAGAGGCCGAACTTATTCTAACTCTTGACCTGCGATAGTCACCTTCAGCGTTTTTCGTACAAGATCGTGTGTTGTGGTTTCGTTTGAGACCATGTTACACGAAAGTCGAAAGTATTCTAGCCTTTGGGCCGTGACGGTCACCTTCTGCGTTCTTCGTACAATTCAAAATACGATCATatcagagagagagataaaaaaccaaaaaagacAACAATGTGCACTTCAAACACGAAACTTCAACCTCCCCGAGGTAAATTGCGTAAGTATACAATATCGCAACTAATGAAGTTTTATCCATGAAGTGAAGTTTATTTACATGTCTTACAACTGTTGAAAGTCTAGCTTTGTATCGCGAACACAAGGATCAGCGCTCGACCACAAATTATCTCGCGGAAAAAACAAGAAGGCTCATTAAAAATTCTAGACACGTGATAA
The sequence above is drawn from the Neodiprion pinetum isolate iyNeoPine1 chromosome 2, iyNeoPine1.2, whole genome shotgun sequence genome and encodes:
- the LOC124212531 gene encoding uncharacterized protein translates to MEAELANTTSGAIPWNDDDITWSTTIAPFTPEEEDAMVSIIVIVIGVIVAVIGLFSMGIFIDCRHQKSDSSKRRRPLRLKMPPTGRRRGDRRLKNEDDRSIATDMCTNGTSDPEPRDFVNIV